The nucleotide window GCTTGATATGAATGTTCCACGAAAAATAATGATGTTATATAATTTGCTTGATATGAAGCATGTGCCTAATGGAACATTATTGTAGCAAATGCTCATGGACATATTGCAGTGCATTTTTCAAAAGTTGTCATCTGTATTGAGGTTTATCACTACAAAAAGATATGGGTAAAAATTCAAGAATTTCTGGTCCTTGGGCGACAATTTTTGACGGAAATGAGAGACAACATATATTGTATTACTGATGAGATAATGAAGAAGACATGCCAGAATGATCCTTTAGAAGGAAACTTAGTTGGCATCTAAAATTATCACACTTTCAGATGTTTTGATTAAGTGTTGAATAATATATATTCAAATACATCAATAGCTTGGATTCTAGGAAGCCGATAGATCTCATCACGCCAACATCAGAATCTAGATGAGCTTCATGCACTTGGATGGCAGATAATATAGTCACAGGTCACTGTTCCATGTCACTACAGGTGATATCTTTTTAGACTTTCTCAATGCATCTAGCTTATATTATGCTCTCTGCAATAAATTATCCAACTTTGCATTAAAGTAAAAAGTTGCATACTATCTCAATATAGAATTCTCCAGTTTCTGATTCTTTGGCCACTATTGTTGTCCACCCAGCAGCAGATGAGGATTGCTAGTATAATCCATTAGTATTCTCCATTTCTCACTAATCTGCAAGCTAATACAACAGTATCACTCAAATATGATAAAAACTTGTGGCAGATTAATCACAACAACACAATAATAAAATACACAAATGCAGTAACCAATAATGACACAGAGTAAATCATAtgtaaagaaaacaaagaaatactTAATTGGCTTCAAGATTCTAGGAGTGAGGCGCTGGAAAAAAAGCTAAAATGTCACCTCTTATGAACTGCCACATAACATAGTTATaccaaattaaaaataataactaaagaaaatGATACATAAGACCAAAGGATCATAAGACAATAACAATACTCAATAATCAAATGATAAATCATTTAATAACAGCTCTTCCAATAGTTGCATGAATTCGATCTCCCTTAAAcaaaaacatttaaaaaaaaaaagttaagttAGTAAGGCGCATAACTTGAAAAAAATACATCACAACTCGAAAAAATAACAACAGCTAAAAGAGTATGCACCTTTCATCctgaataattaattcaattgaCTTAGGATTTTCTGGTTTCTCGCGGTCTGGAACGTGCCATAATCTAACAAcacgaaccttcaaattccaactcATTTTGGACGTTGATATATCGCTGATATAGTTATAGTTTGGAGCCATACTTTGCAGTAATTTGTGTGTAAGCTAAACCCTAAGCAATGTAGAGAAGTCAAACCTAAATAAAAGTTGCTTAAATAAAGATTTTTAAGGAAAAGCTATCGTAGTAAATCAATTTTAAGGCGTCTGAAatcttaattttaaaaaaaggtaTGTGTAAACCAATATGTAAGAGCGAGTGCACTCAAGAAATgacaaaaatctttattttttagCTTTGGGCTTTTTGAATTTTTAACCTTCGTTTATTTTTTTTAACCACCAAGCTTtaatttttcttgtctttttcctATGTCCTCTTGTTAATAATATTAtttcctttaatataatatagatgtaagatacaaaatatttatttaattaattctttcttaaaaaagaatacctaccataactgaattatacacaaaatttaatttaagatatctataataatgtatattatttacatataaggtcaaatacaaagcttgtactaaataaaaattattatttcaacataaaattaatgtgtaagatacaaaacgaaattaacaaaatttaattaattctttcttaaaaaaGGATACATATCATAACTGAATTcgacacaaaatttaattaaagatacctatagtaatgtatattgttcacaaataaggtcagatacaaagcttgtactaaataaagaattattatttcaacttaaaataaatgtgtaagatacaaaacaaaattaatgaaattttaattaattctttcttaaaaaaAGATACTTATCATAActgaattatatacaaaatttaattaaagatacctatagtaatgtatattattcacaaataaggtcaaatataaagcttgtactaaataaagaattattattttaacttaaaattaatgtgtaagatacaatgattctttctcaaaaaaggatTCATACCATTaatgaattatacacaaaatctatattatacacaaatttaattaaagatacttaTAGTTATAGTATATTGGTTTGCTTAATGAAAATTGcatccttttttcttttgtgtatgTCTTTGGTCATTAAAAAGagaacatttttatttttattttaaatttttaaataattggctttgattaattaaagaatgAAATTCAACTTACAGAAAATTTTGGACTACTATTTCCATTAAatatgtttccatttataattcaaattttttatgttgtctttaaattgccaaatggcttcattttagcttgtcacttggcttaaccatatgtttcactactctccttttaatataatatagatataaatatttgTTTATCTTACTCCCACAATAAAATAACCTTCTTTTATCGTAGCCtatctttttttacttttattatgcAAGGTCAAAGCATCATCAGTCAAATAAACTGTGAAATGTTTATATTAATTTTAGGCATTCTAGTTGTACCCATGTTTTGCGAGTAATAAGTCCGTCACTTTGTTTTGTTCCCTAAAGTTGTGTCAAATACATAGTATCTACTTTCTATTTGGTTTTGGCATTTACCCCCATCAGAGGTTTACACTATGCATATCGAAGATagttgttataaaataaatagaaGTTGAAATGGTATCATACTAACTTATGATTAGTTAAGTAATTTAATGAGGTAATATATATAACAGCCATTGAGTACTTGAAATACATGTACAAAACACATGTCATCCAATCCATCTGTTGATTTAATATTGAAAGACTAAATTGCAAAGCAATAACAATGAATTGCATACCTTGTTAGGCGCAGCAAAAATTGTTGTAATTGCTATGAAGATAATTGTGCCAAGTTTACTTTgcctcttttggaatcaaaatTTTTATTCGCAAATTAGAtgtcttattttcttttgcaatatttttctttttctaacctTTACCTCCATTTTGGTCCCTAAAATGGGGATTTTCCTATTTTGGGAACAACTTACTCCAACCATTCTCCCATTTTTTTCCCAAAAGAGaatattcttttttatattcttctctatattctgtattatattattatctttcatttcaatcttattttttaattttcattaaacaaatttcatcttttattttcattaatttgtaatttctattaaaacaattccataaaattttaaataatataatttgtaagcaattattatagattaactaataattcaaataaaagtgaaatcattgcgatacaagattaattaaatatatattacataacgataaaattcattcgaaatactacataaatattcaaattCAACCTCTAGTATTCTCCTATAAATTATCTATTATTGCATTACGAAGTGCAAAATGAGCATCTTTGTCCTTAATTCTTCTATGTCGAGCTAAAAATTCTTGAAATTGTTGATTTTCATCTACTGTCATTTCTACTGTTGCAAGTAGACCTTCCAAATCATCTGCTCATTCTTGATTATCATATTGTGCAGTATAATACATGTAGTCATTATATCAGGTAGCACTTCTTTTTTGCAAAAAACGTGAGGATCCTGCAACAATTGCAAAACGTTGTTGCAAAACTCTGAATGCACCTTCAACATCTTTTCGACATGATTCTTGTTTCATCgcaaaatatttcttctttgcCGAACATGGCTCTCGAATAGTTTGCACAAGGGTTGACCATTTTGGATATATACCGTCATCTAAATAATAACCCATATTATatttgtcttttaattttggcaacatctaatattttatatttgcactattcattttttgagatgattatatattttttgtacaattataacttatattaaaattaacttacaattttacataaaaataataaatgcacgaaaattaatttatcaaaattatacaccaaagttaagatgtaaaattaatattataaagatattacataaacataattaggtatatataaagagataaattaaaagagttaaataataataaaatatacatgAATAGCAATGTGGGAAATGAATAGTGTACCCATATTGGGAGAACACTATTCATCTCCATTTTGAGCTCAAAAATAAGAAAGGATTGGAGCTTCATTATGGCAAAAGTTGCCCCTATTATAGGAAAATGGGGAAGGTTGGAGATGGCCAAAGGGAGAATAGCAGAGAGCAATTTCTGTCTTGAATGAGAGATATTAAAGAAGAGAAGTTTATCAGGAAAACTACCGAATCAATTGATCCACGCTAATTTTTTAGGAGTTAAGAAACTTCCTTATATAACCTCCTTCAAGTTTATTTCCTCTAAACAGGTCGGTTAATCCAATAAATGACCCCTGATCTTAATCCAATATTCGACAGGTACAAATATCAGATGCGAGCAAGTTTTTACCCCAACAATGATGAGAGGTTTAAGTATAAAGAAGGGGTTATTGCTATTAATCAGAAGATTACAACAGATTAAACGCtaatttgaagttgaagaagaaactTGGTCAAGATTATTTTAGTATTATCAGCCAAATCTTGGCTAATGCAAAAATGGACAACTGTTTATTTCGTCTCATGTTTCGGTATCGTGTTAGCCATTATTTATTCCATATATAAAACTCTCTTGCACTCAACCCACCTGGCCTGGCGCAAAATAATTGATCAAATAATAAAAAGAGTCAAACCTTGGTTTGACACTTGGACTATAGTAGGTCTCTAAATAAATCATATTTTCTCTTCTTGCTATATAAAAAAACACAAGGACTTAGTACTAACTTGGCAATGGGGAAAGTTCATAAAATTTCTTCCTTCAGAAATCTATTTTCAAGATCAGTTCTTCGGCCTTGCAAATCAATCATCCCCACTACAGCAATGGACCACGCCAAAAATCGAATTATAATTGATCATAGTCACCATATCAAGTACATGATTTTATTCTTTGTTCTACTCTTTTTCTCCATTAATATCTTCACTTCTCCTACCAACACCCCTTTCTTCCCTTGGCAACTCTCACTCTTTCACCCCTCAAAACAGGTAacaattaaattctcgttttaatttGTCAGTCCCATTTCTGCATTTTTTACCCCTATATATATTAAGAGTAGTCTCGGTGCAATGTCACGATTCAAACTGTGAAAATAGTTTTTTGCAAAAATGTAACAAAAAACAACAACTCAGTAAAATTTCACAATTGGGATCTGaggaggatagtgtgtatgcagaccttatctctacccgggtagagaggttgtttgcaaaaatataacaaaatggtACTATAATAGAATCAATACAGTTTGGCGGGAACTTAATGCAGCAAGCTACATTTTACTGTTCTCATGTCTATTGGTTTGTTTTCTTTTATGGGGTGCATGCAGTTACATGAAACAGTGTATATTAAAGATGATCTTGAACAAGCGTTGGCCGGAGCAGCAACGGAGAATAAGACGGTAATAATTACTGTTGTAAATAAAGCATACATAGAGGGAGATAAACCAATGGTAGATCTCTTCTTAGATGGTTTTTGGCAAGGAGAAGGCACTAGGGAATTAGTGAACCACCTTTTGATCGTTGCAATGGATCAAACCTCGTACGAACGGTGCAAATTTATGCATCTTCATTGTTACAAGCTCGAAACAGATGGTGTGGATTTTGGTGGAGAAAAGTTGTTCATGTCTCAAGATTTTATCAAGATGATGTGGAGAAGAACCTTGTTCTTAGGTGATGTTCTTAAGAAAGGTTACAACTTCATCTTTACGGTATGTTTATGTGTCTTACAAAAATTTTCCAGCAATTTTTCTTTACGAAGCATCCTGTATTCACGTAGGGTCCGGACAAGGGCCGTACCCAAGAGTGTGATGTTATGTAGTATTTCGAGGAAATGAAAGTGAAAAGTGGGAATAATAATTACAACACAGTTTATCCAGGGAGAATTGAGAGAAAGTGATTAAGCTAGTCAATGTTTACCGTTAAAAACTAAAAACATGTGCTTTTTCACGTTAATTGAGCCGTAATTTCTGGTTATTTTTTCTTAAGTTCTCCAACGTCGATAAATCTGTATAGTATAATTACTACCAAAATAAGGATCTGTTCTAAGTTAGTCCTTTTGTAGTTCTTAGATATATAGTCTATGTTTTAACTTAACCAATTTCCATAAGACCTTTTTTCGTTTTCAAAGTTCTCATTGAGAGAACTGGAAATGTTTAGATGAATCTTTTATGCAAAATTAAAgttacttcttcttttttgggtcttttcattttcttccttcttttttccaTGCAAAAGGGCTAAATTGATGGCAAGAAAGCTGAACTAGTGTGTTCGACGGAAAAATCATTAATACTATACTTACAGATTAATATTTCCAGACAACTTTCTGGTCAGAATTCCATTAATGTGCCCTTGTGTTCAATATAACACTAACGAGAAGTTTGCATCTTGCTTGTATTTTTTGCATCTGACATAAGAGATCTACATCTGTCACAAGCAAGTCAAAAGTTTAAATCTAACTCAAGTCCACTTTCTATTATTTCGGCGTGAAATACGGTCTTCTAGATCTGCGTTTTGGTTCTACTAAATTCTTCTCGTTGGTAGAAGTAGAATTACAAACCACCGTACGTGTATAGATCacatttagtttaatttagtaaaaACTTATCTACGCTAGGTGTTTACACCAAACCAATAGATGCATAATATGTGTTTGCACATACCTTCACCGTATTAAATCACTTaagcataataaattaatatagtTTGTATAAACACTGAGTGCGGATAAGTTGCTAACAAATTAAAGTACAACAATAGTATAAAAATACATTTTTATACTGTCAACATATATATAACTTAAGTCGATTATTAACTTTGTTTGTCTCTTCATACAACAGGACACTGATGTGCTATGGCTTAGGAATCCATTTCCGAACTTGTACTTAAATCAAACCGTAGACCTTCAGATCAGTACAGACAAGTTCAACGGAAGCCAGTGGTCTGAAGAAAACCCAATAAACACAGGCTTCTACATGATCAAATCAAACAGCAAAACAATAGCGTTGTTGGATGCTTGGTATGCTGGAAAAGACAACATTAATTCCACAGGATGGAAAGACCAGGATGTTTTGATCAAGTTAATGAAAGATGGAATGTTCAAACAATTGGGTCTAACTGTTAGGTTTTTGGACACCCTTTATTTCAGTGGCTTTTGTGATGATAGTAAAGATGTTAACGTTGTTGCAACTATTCATGCCAATTGTTGTCGTAGTATAAGTGCAAAGTTGGCTGATCTGACGGCTGTCCTTCACGATTGGAGAAGATTTAAGGGCTCGGATGCAAATCAGACATCGACGTTTGGATGGACTCAGCATGTGAATTGCTGGGATTCTTGGAAAAACTGATGGGAAATATTTTGCATATGCTGACCTGATTTTATAGTCGATTATGATACTATTACAATCTTTCTAGTAAAGAAATATAATTTTATGTAGTTTTTCTTAATACTTGCAAAAATATAATACGCATACATATTGGTTCTTCAAAAGATTGGTAAGAaatatacagtcaaacctctctataacagtcttgtttgttttgaatatttttggatgttatagcaaAGTACTGTTAtatagaacatatattataacatacaTGAAAATTGGTTCCGTAAAAGTTTGGCTTGAATAGTGAAATGTTGCTATTTAAGGATGCTATTATTGGAGGTTATAGAGGTCTGACTGTACATGTGATGTTAGAAATGAATCGCAGAAAACGCTAACCTGAAATATTTAATTTTTGATGTCCAGGAGCCGTGATACTTTTAATACAAACAAATATTCAAATAGGATTGgttgttttaaatttttcttcTCAACATTGTACTCTTTTCATCCTAGTTTATCAATTCTCTATTTTATTGCATCATAAGAtgtttgatatcatgatacactAAGCGTATacataaaatgaaaaaatggagTGAAAAGGTCAACCCAACAATTAAAGGGATACTAAATAACAGTTAAATTAGCGGCGGAACCAGAATTTGAAGTATGTGGGTTCGGGATTTTAGTTCTTTTATGTTACTGggtgtagacaataaatttgcgtcgagaaaaaCAAAAtcagaccgaaaaatattgcaacaatcgtaatattttatttcaaatagttGAGTGTACGCCACTACAAAAAAAGTGTTATTATAGCGGTTATTTTAGCGTATAATGGCGGTTTAAAACCGCCACAATAGCGTATAATGGCGGTTTTGAAAAACGCCAGAATCACGTTCGTCAAAAACAAATTACGGCGGTTCTTACAAAACTGCCATAATCTTATATTTGATAAACTGGCGATTTTTGTTTGCGTATTACAGCTGTTGGAAACCGCGCATTCCTTTAATTATGACTATCGGTCAAGACCACCACAATTGTGgtctaattattttatttattatttatttgtgtaCGTATGTTTAAACCATCTTATCACATCAATGCATTCAAACTTGCTTAATACTTTAGAGTAACTTTGACACAAATACAAAACATTAATTAAGTAAAATATTTATTGTTTATAAATGGTACAGGTAACTCAATATTTACATCATCAAATGAATTATAATTCCAAAGAATTATTCAATAACAGTATAAACAATCATAGTCAATCTTTGCAATATTTTTGAATGAGCACTCAGCGATTTGCATTGAGCCTGCCTTCTCAACAtcaataaaaataccaaaaatgctATGTATTTTATCATGACAAAGCTTCTATTTGGGGAGATCTTATAACTAATTTCTAAAACTCATCTTCATCTCCCATAATTTCTTTTTCCAAAGATCATTCCCTCAGCAGCTCTAATTTCTTGTTCCCTGCATAAAAAGATTGCATCACATGAAGAGAGATAAATATGTAAATGTGGATAAGAAGCAAATACTCTTTCAGTCTAACTCAACTCCTAATAATGGGCACCATATAACTCAGAGAACACAAAAGTTGTTGATCAACTCAAATTAAATGTGAATGCCAATTTAACAGAAAACCCAAATTAAAGCTAAGAAGAATCCAATAATTGACCCAATTGTCTAATCTAGCGGATTAAAGTAATTGAAAAAACCTTCGCATATCTGAGTCCTGATCATGTTTATGCATTATTTACATTGTCTTACCAAACGAAAAGTCGAAAACCAAGAAATTACATGTGACATGTTCATCTGAGAAGCATCAAATGAATGAGCTGTCGAACGAGCTGATATGGCAAGGTTGTCAGGAACCTGAACAATGCATAACATAAACTGTCATTGTATCAGTTTTATGGAAAGTTTTAAAATTAGCAAGATAATAGCGCATGAGCTCTTCAGCAATCTTAGTGTCTGAGTATAGATTTCAAACTACTTATACAACACATCATATTTCTCATTATCTCCACCATCTTCTCCTCATGTTCTATTAGTCTGCTTGCagctttttttttgggggggggggggggggaatgcaATGATCCGAAGAATAATTCCAGACACGTAATACAGCTCTAATTATTCAGAATGCAGAATACTGATAGCGACTTCAGCAGCGTTGCTATGCTTATAACTCGCACCAAAAAGTAGACATGATTTTCAACTAATTTATTATGCTCCTCAAAACTTCAGcaagaaaataggaaacaaataaagaTCAAAACCAAAGGCAGAAGATAGAAAGATGAAGAAGAGTAATTTCAGTAGACTTTTCACGGCCGAAAGTAGCACTGATAAGGTTCTCAAACATTCATAAAGGgatcaaacatataaaataaataactaGAAAAGTGCTTCTTTCAGTGTGCTATCACAATTTAACATTTTAACACTGATACACATAAGCAAAGTAGTCACACAATAATGGCCTGAATTTTACAACATAATGAAAGCACCTAACAagggttttgtttttctttttgaatttgagAGGATTTGGAATAATAGTCAAACCATAAATGAAAAATATCAATTAAGGCAACTCTAAGCACTTCCATCCAAACTAATTGAACTTCTCATGATTTGAGAATCTCTAGACATATGTGCTCAAAGAATTGAAGCTCAGGTTAGGTCCTTCGACAAAATCAGCCATGTAGAGCTTACTTTTTTTCATCTTTTAAATTGTGAGGAAATATTAATTATTAGATTAACTGTCTTTTCTTGAAcataaaaaaaagaca belongs to Nicotiana tabacum cultivar K326 chromosome 6, ASM71507v2, whole genome shotgun sequence and includes:
- the LOC107776024 gene encoding uncharacterized protein At1g28695-like is translated as MTPDLNPIFDRYKYQMRARLSTNLAMGKVHKISSFRNLFSRSVLRPCKSIIPTTAMDHAKNRIIIDHSHHIKYMILFFVLLFFSINIFTSPTNTPFFPWQLSLFHPSKQLHETVYIKDDLEQALAGAATENKTVIITVVNKAYIEGDKPMVDLFLDGFWQGEGTRELVNHLLIVAMDQTSYERCKFMHLHCYKLETDGVDFGGEKLFMSQDFIKMMWRRTLFLGDVLKKGYNFIFTDTDVLWLRNPFPNLYLNQTVDLQISTDKFNGSQWSEENPINTGFYMIKSNSKTIALLDAWYAGKDNINSTGWKDQDVLIKLMKDGMFKQLGLTVRFLDTLYFSGFCDDSKDVNVVATIHANCCRSISAKLADLTAVLHDWRRFKGSDANQTSTFGWTQHVNCWDSWKN